DNA sequence from the Vicia villosa cultivar HV-30 ecotype Madison, WI linkage group LG3, Vvil1.0, whole genome shotgun sequence genome:
ACATTTTTCAAAAAAGGCAACGAATATAAATCCGGGAACTCATCCTTTAAACATACATTATCTAACCACCTTGCCTCCCAAAACGGGGTATTAAAACCATTTCTAATCTTAAAACAACAATGGGTCACCAAAGTATCCTTAACCAAATATTTATTAAGAGAAATCAAATCTTTCCACcataaagaaaaagatgaagaagaagaatgtgaagaAAAAATGGTAGAAGACATACCTCCACCAAACATCTTTATAGATAAATCTCCGTATCGGACTTTCAACACATTGAACCAAAGCGCGTCATGACCATTGAGAATTTTCCATCTCCACTAGTAAGGAAGAGCAAGATTAAAATCCCCAATATTTTTGATTCCAAGGTCTCCTTTATCAAACGGAAGACACACGTTGTTCCAACTTATCCAATGAATCTTCCAACCCCCCTCCCCCATAAGAAGTTACTTTGCATCCTAGTTACCTCCTTTACTATCTTTACCGACATCTTATAAAAAGACATGgtgaaaaacatcaaaaaataattttttttctaatgctTCAAATGTAAAGCAAAATATTCATTATTGGCAAAAAATATGCCCATAAAAAAATGAAgcgtgaaaaataaataaaaagtcatTGTGACAAAGTAAATTTACATTTATGTGATAACTCAAAGTTTAAAGTTTAATCAAAGGGTCTAAAAAAGTGTGTTACTTTTAATGTTTTAGACTCAAATCTGTTGGATGTAAACAATTTTTATGTTGAacaaatttaattagaatttattcTGACTTccaatgaatttttaaaatagacaTCAATTATGAACAAAACAATTATTATCACTAATTTTAttcaaacaacaacatcatctaaTTAGTGATTAATCATCAACAATTCATAACAACAACAAATCTTCAAAAACTAATGACACAATCAAAGTTCAAGATCAAAGAAATATTACCGAATTGAAGAAATTCTGATGAGGAGAGAGATCACGGCTGAAACGCAATCAGAAGGGAGGGGAAAGCTGCCGGAATCGCGCAACCGGTGGAAGCCTCGCGCGCGGACGGAGGTGCTCGATGTGTGGCCGAAAATGGAGGGAGAACGGCGGCGGAGTAGTAGCGATCGGAAGCTCTTGAGTTTTTGTTCTTGAAGATGGATGAAGTTCTTGAGAAATATATGATGTTATAGTGATTTTGTGGAGAAAGAGTATTTTGATTTTAGACATAAGGGAGAGAGAATTGTGAGAAGTTtgtaaagagagagagagagagagagagagagagagagagagagagagagagagagagagagagagagagagagagagagagagagagaataagtGTGAATGTGGGAAAAAGAGGGGGAAAATCTATTTAAAGCTCTCCCAATTTTGAACAATGAGAAATTCATCTAGTCATTTGAGGCGGAAAACTTAACTATGCAAAATTTTCATGTGAACCACTCAAAGAATGTGACAAAACTCGATCTTCCGATCAAAATAAGAACCCGGGGTCTGAAGATAAATCGAAGCCGACAAAATTTGTGAAATAATGCCGCAGGAATGGGCTCAATCTGATAAAAATAGAGGGAGTTATACATTTTTGAATCTTGTCGCACAGTGCCCGAAAACACATTTCGACAGATAAGTCATGATGCTTTTGCAATATTCTGAAATTTCTGGTGCAGAATTGACCTTAGGTCCCAACATATGAAATGTCAGGATCATTGAGACGAAATTTCTATTAAAATTTCAGCCAGATCTAATTGACGGCgcaggagttatgaattttttatcgtCCAAAAGACAACGATGATTAACACATTTTTTCATAGTAAAACTTCAGGTAAATTGCGAGTTCGGGGACCTTCTTCATAGAAACAATTATCGACCCCAACATATGAATTGTAGTAGACCTTAAAACAAGATTTTTGGCATATGGCTCGCTTCAAAATGATACTCCGttcagaagttatgaattttcaaacatcCGAAAGACAGTGGAACGGTAAATTCAAATCTCAGGTAATTTGAACTTTCATAcatcttcctcaaagaattggcttccggcCTGAACACGAAACATGTAAAGAACGTTAAAACACTATTAGAAACGCAAGAACCAAGCCTATTCGACCTTTCCGTCGGAAGTTATGAATTTTGCACTTGCACCTTAATAGCAGACTTTCGCACTAAAATaagaggacaaattttggggtgcaacacatagCCCAATCGAAATTATTCGACATATATAATTAGCACACGTAAGATTCAAGGTACTACTTTCTGACCTCCATCTTTCACTATACTCATCTTGGACTTTGTAACTAACTTGAGCGTTATAAATTTTCATCAGGATTCTGTGggtgttttttaaatattttttttaggtaaatGAAAATGTACGCtacaatttaaaatatatatatatatatatatatatatatatatatatatataatttgttaacgtagacccacttatttttatgaaggtctattttaacATGTATTAACTAAGAAATGGTTAAATGCACCTTAAGATGCATGTTGTTAAAACACACATTCATAAAAATATGTGGGTGTATTTTAGCAAACCCACATAGATTTGCTCCTTGATTTTCTCCTTGATTTTCTAACAAAATGGACGAAATAATTTgtcattttaaaaagaaaaagaataatttGTTAAGGTACTACACTTCGGTGTTGTTTTACGTgaggtagagctgtcaaaatgggctagcccatataGGCCGGCCCTCCCGccccgaaaaatcatagggcttgggccttCGAAATAGAGTCCATATTTTTAAGGGTTTTTTTagcccagccctaaaaagcccgctacccattagggctagcccgtatgggccgtgggtagcccattaggCCCACATtgctataaattttaaaaaattatattaattcttatattatgttacttcaaaataacacattgatttttctcactttaCTAAATTAtgtctctattctattcaatctttctcttttaaatattatacattaatataatcaacactcTTCCTTTGTATTATGTTAGTTTCTCTTAAGTTAAATATCttgagtattattttatacaatttagacatgtattgtatataaaaacacattacaatatttataaaagataatatagtacttaaaaatgtattatatttagaataatagaattttttattttatttatagtcaatattatggattttttattttaatttttttattaaaaaaaacccatttagggccgggtagtcCGAAGCCCGTCTAGGCCCGGGCTCGGGTAGTAATTTTAAGGCCCATATTGTAATAGGGTTTTTTtggcccagccctaaaaagcccAGGCCCATGAGGGCTGGCCCTAAAtgggccgggtagcccatattCACAGCTCTAACGTGAGGTGAAACTTTtatcatataatataatatttttaattgtgtGATTTCAATATGCAACAAAAACTAttacaaataatataaataatataacttgaaccatacaaatagaaaaaaagaaaacACTTTATTAAAtagtaatataatatatttacttaatttaattttaaacatttttaGGTGAGTTAGACTTCGAAGCCCTCTTAAAATCATGAGTCATGACATACCACAAAGTTGGAAGACCGCTTATAACATTACTTTTAGATTATGTGTCAAATAGTCATGGCAACGGGACGGGTCGGGGACGGTTATTACCTCCCCCAAATCCAAATCCGAATTCTCAATTAATCTCCGTTCTCCGCCTCAAACTCAAACGGAGATGAAAACTTAAAAACTAAATCCGACCTAAACAGGTTCGAGTTGGGTTCGGATATCCCGTCCCGCCACCATCAatttagtgaaatcaattttttaatagaaatgttTATTTTTTCcataatcaaattacattataaataataataataaaacaattccgagaaataattttgaaacCATTCCGAAGATAGAGATTATTTTCAATATTAATAAaacattataaatattattttgaaacaaattattttataattaaattatttacttATAAATAAAGATACATCTatcaattttcttgatttttgtatTCGGGAAGATAGAGCTGAGTATCATTAACATGATTTTCAACTGCAGTTGCGCTTGCGCTTGCGGCCACTGCAGTTGTAGTTATTGCGGTTACTGCGAATGAATTGCGGTCGTTGCAGcatgaatatatttttttagtgcATAAAATATtacacttttttatttattttatatttcatatatttttcatttcgtctctaatttttcatatatatatatatatatatatatatatatatatatatatatatatatatatatatatatatatatatatatatatatatatatatatatatatatatatatatatatatatataaaataactttgaaaatcactaatcttttcaaaacatatattaaatatatgatataaataaaaaagatgatAGATAAAATGAAATTTGCTAGCAATGTATAATCTGTTGCGGACTAATGCGGTCCAATGCGGATTGATGCGGTCTTTGTGGTGTTATGATGTGGTCGTTGAAGCGTTATGATCGGTTTTTAATGTGATTTACGATCACACCGCAATTGTGGCCTGATGACTGATGTGGATGTGGACAAAAGTTTTGTACATTTTAGTACAAAATGCTATGACCTAACTTTTGTTATTGATAATGCTCTTATGTTAATGTAGATGATGTTATAAAGAAGTACTACAAGCATGCAACGTTGAATTTAGATGAATTGAAGAAACTAGGAGCATGTATTTACATGGAGTTGATGCAACAAAAATGAAATGTCATTCACATTTAAATATTCAACTTCCCTCACGCAGGCTTTCATAGGAAGAGGGAAGATAACTTGTCATTGATCAAGTGAgtgttttttctttttatcaaGTAGTCTACTAGCTAAATTTTTTGAGTATGTGGGATGTTGCAGATTCAATGTTACTGAAGTGCCTAAGAGAAGTTTGAAAAGTGAGATCTATGTTATTGACTGAGTGATGAGTATGTTGATGACATTGCAAAAAAGGAAGTGCAATGTAGGATTTGTAACAACTAACTTTGCATCAATGATATATAATTTCAaaacagaacttccaattcaaattaacaaactatGCATATCACGAAAATTCGAAAGCTAATTTCTATACTAGATATTAAGTTCCGGATTTTAGGGGCATTAATGATTATTTCACAATGAATAGTAAAAAAAAGTTAGAGAAAACAAAGTGCAAAAATAATTAACTCAATAAGAAATCCAAAAATAAAGGGTTTCGTAGAGAGTACAGCTCCATCCAACAATAAAAACTATTGATAACAAAGAGCAAATTTATCTGAACACGCACGCTTCTTCGAAGTGAGTTATACAGTTAATCCTTATGTAATAACTCTGAAAACTACTTGAGTTTCTCACGTATGATTCCTTCGAATGATCCGATAAATCCCATCATTGTGACAAGAAAACAAGCAAAACTAAATATCCGCAGAACAATCCATTTTCTAGTCCAAGCTCCAATTTTGTTCTGTACAAGGTACATCTCAACAGGGAAATATATAGCCAATGGCCAAAAATTTATGCCTCCTAATACTCCCAGAACTTGGTTGAAGTATGGAAATAAGATTGCAAGCCCAATGGTTGAAATCACATAGGTTGTTCTGAAACAAAACCTAAAAAGATTTATCTCAAAAGCCGGTAATAGAGGAAGTTTCACTCTGTGGAAATCATTCACAAAGACACTGTTGGGGTATTTCTTTGAGCACCATCTATCAGCAGCACTATATATTGGTTGACTGAATATCTGTTGAAAAGAGCATACAAATTAAATCGCTGAAGAgtgtaaatgattttttaatattataaaaaaatgattttgattggtAAGAGTAGTAGTACCTGATATCCTCCAACCAAATGAATGATAATACAAACGTTGGCGATGTCAATAAGCCAGAAAGGCTCGTAAAATCCAAACCCTGTCAATAGATTTCCTGGTGCGGCATTTCCAAATGCTGCATATCCAAAGCATCCACAACATAGGTAGAAAAATGTTGTAATGCCGATTGAAGTCAGAGAGGCCTTTTTCATGGTTTGATTCTCTGATGGAGGAGACTCTAGTGTGTCCTTCgatcaacaaaattcaataatttatttaatatgtatataaatatatatatataaaaaaaaatatcaccCTTTACTAATCAAATTTGAATATGAAATGTTAAAAGTACCTGTATTTCCAGAAGGAGCATTGGGTATGGATAGGAAAAGCTAATGTCACCAATTGCTTGGAAAATTACCCAGATTTTGTCTGCAACATTAGCAGTTTGTACTCCTGTCAAACTTCCCATAATTCTACCATTTTCTGCAAAATCAAAACAAGTTCTATGAAATATGTATCAAGAGGCTTGAAGATAACAAATAAACATAATCTTAAATTGATAGAAATTGAGTCTTACGTATGACTGTCGATATGCCAAGTCCTAGTccaataaaagaatatgaaaatgacATTATTGCGGCAATAGCAGAAACCCAAGTCATGTTATGGAGATCCGGTATGAACGACATTATAATCTGAACAAGTCCAAACAGCACCATATATAAATTACCACCGTAACTACAAGGAGTGTTGTGTCCTTCCTTGTGATAACAATTTGATCTCAGAATGGCCCTGCAATATTAATTACATACATCATACAAGCAAAACATGCAAAACATACAAAACACAGTACTTGATGACTGGCATTAGTAGTATTGttaatttatgattaaatatgagattctttccttttatttatttgtttttgaagCTATTGGAATTTTTCATGAACTGTTGAGAAAGTTTTAAGAGCTATTTGTTCCAACAGATAATGCACAAGTCTGCACTCTAATTTAATCAACCGAAATTTACCTCAAACTGGTTGCTGTGGTAATTACATATGCAACACTAGTTACATACAAGCTCAAGAACTGAAGGAAACCAGCAACGTATGTCCTTTTCGTACCTGAACCAGCATTAAACTCAAGTTGAAGTTATAATTGTTATGGCATAGTTCATGAAAAGTGTATCTATGTTGTCTAGAGCGATTGCATGTGTACATAGTAAAGTGTTGAATAAGTTCTTACCAAGATTGACTCTAACAGCATCGATGTATGAGTAGTTTCTTTTTCCAGTTACAGAGTCAGGACTTCGGTAACAATCAGACAAAATGTTGGAAGAAATATAGGTAGCTATTGCACAAGAAAGCAAGGCAATTGGCCCTCCAATCCATCCTAATTGAGCAATACTCCATGCCAACGACAAAACACCGGAGCCAATAACAGCTGTGATGATGTGAGCCACAGCACTTTTCAGATTTCCTACAGAATTTATCGGATAGCGTTGTTAATATCGGATAGCGTTACAGACCCTCTATAATGGTATAGTGTGCTATTGACAAGAAAGAATTCAAGTGTATGAAAATTTTACCAGTCCTTTTGGGACgtccatcatcatcataatcaGCAGAAGCAATTCTTGTTAATTGTAGAGAGTTTTGCACAACCATCTTTATCCAAGCATATAAAACTCAATGGAAGCTCGTGAAGTTTTCTGCATGTGATACAAAATCTAAgcttaaaacaataaaaacaaactAGGTTGCAGAGTGGAGCCGTAAATAGAAACATTCACGTTAGACAtcaaaattaacaataatatataGTCAAAGTTGTGTAACAGTTTTGAGatatcttatataaaaatatgaaattagTTTCATgtgaaatattattttttgagAGATTCTAATTAgttttgactttttggaaataaaaatataagaaattctcttacatacaaccaatcataaaattttaattaattaaaaaataaatataagattTTCTCTTTCATTTATAATCACAACCACCCCCCcataaatctaaataaaaaaattaaaattaaaataaattaaaaattttcaaCTTAATATGGCCATAAAAACAATGAAAGgtgaaacaaaataaataaaaagtgatTGTGACAAAGTAAATTTATATTCATGTGATAACTCAAGTTTAAAGTTTAATCAAAGGGTCTCAAAAAGTGtgttccttttaattttttagactcaaatttttATGTTTAACAAATTTAAGTTTTTTTGACTTTCAATGAACTTTTCAAATAGACAACAAAATTAGTCTTTTCAAATTAGACAATCGCAAGAGAATCTACTCACCTGAAATTCTTCTTTGCTTCTTTGTGTCTCTTCTTAGCTATTTATAGTGAGTTTTtgttcattaaaaaaaatctaaatttaaattctaataatCCCCCCTATTTCTCTTTGTTAGTTCAATTTCTCTCTCTTTCAACCGTAAATTTAGGAATTTGTTGTGATATTTATCTATATCCCCACTTTacatttaaaatcaattaagaTTATGAATCTTTTTGATATAAATTAATAGtggataatatataaaaaaaagtaaatagtTGATAAAATAGTTTTTAGTTGACAGGGATAGaagataataaatataaatttataacaCGTTACcatatttctttccaattttgattataaattttattttacattttatattcatcaaataatcaatatatttaattcataaatacattggttattcattaaaattaaagactattatatatatatatatatatatatatatatatatatatatatatatatatatatatatatatatatatatatatatatatacattatttAATGAACTTATgaataacaaaatatattgataattcaatcattttaaaaaatgaattttttttataatataatagaAATCAATTTTACCCATGTACAAGGTCATTCCATCACATCATGAGATTTgaagtaaaatataaaattacattcttttaacataataattgaataaaataaatatattatatttatttaaattgcatcAGTATCTTCGTAACATTTTTTTTAAGCAAGGAATATATTAAAGGAGTATTTGGAATACTCAACCCATAATACAAAATCTAAAGAGGATTCGGTAgaaagaaattacaaaccaaattCACTTTACGCTAAATGGAACAAAGATTCCTTACAAAAGTCGGAAAAATCGTACTAGGGACTAATAATATCATCAAGAAAATACCACTTCCAAGTTTGGAGTTTAATACTCCACAAtatatccgaaacaatacactTGTTGTTCTAAAAAAAGCATCACGTTCTGCACTTCCAAATACACCAACAAACCTGAAGACAACACATGAAAAAACAGGGGATGAGAATATATCTTACAAGAATAAATGATATTGTTTACCTTGGATTTTTGTAAACAATTGTTAGTCTTCCAAAATTGATACTTTTGTGACTTACAAGATTGACTTCATTGATCCTAGGGCATAGTTTTTGTTTTAGATTTTCCTATTAGTAAGTTCTTTGATGTTGATGATTAATTTAAAAGTAATGCAAAAAAGGCTTATAAAACGAAATGCGTGCAAAAAAAAGGTAACGTTGACtagaatttaaattgaattaaaatgacTTGAATGTAAATGAGTTTACATTGGAATAAAAGATGGTGTTTTATACTttgagtgattttgagttttgtaCAATATTGAACACTCCGAAATCTAATGCTAAGAATCCTATTTATACTACTTCGACAATAATGGTAACATGCAGCCTCTTCTCTAGAGGATGATACACTCTAGTTTGCATGAATTTCGCCTTTCATAGGTCTCCATGCATCTTTCCAAAGAATGGATAAGATCAAGATACAATTATTAACCTTATTTTGAATTTATCTTTGTCGAACTCACCTTCGAGTTATTCCAAAAAACCTTCTAAATCCTAACGTAGAACATTTTTACCAGTATAACAACCTCTTCGCCAAGTCTCAGTCGAACTCACCTAAATTCTCGTCAAAGTTAGTGTGTTTATCTTAAATATTTTCTTAAGTTTTATTAGTGATCTAAGGCAGAAAACTTGACTATGCAGAATTTTTGTGCATACCGCTCAAAGAACACGATGAAACTATAATTTCCAATCAAAAACCGAACTCGAAGTATGAGGATAAATTGAAGCCAACAAAATTTGTGAAAGAATCCCGCCGGAATGGACACAATCGGACAAAAATCGAAGAAGTGATGCAATTTTGAATCTTGTTAGACAGTGCCAGAAAATGCATTTCAATGGTAAAATCATGATGCTTTTGCAATATTCTAGCATTTCTGGTGCATATTTGTCCTTAGGTTCCAACATGTGAAACGTCAGGGACATCGAGACAGAACTCCAGTTAAAATTTCAGCTCAATCGCATAAACGGTGTgagagttatgaatttttttagtGTCCGAAGACAGCTGTTCAATACCTTTGTCCACTGTAAAACCTCCGGTAAACTTGCAAATTCCGGGACCTTCCTCGAAGAAACAATTGTCGACCCCAACACATGAACTATAGTAGACCTCGAGACGGAAATTTTGGCACATGGCTCACTTCAAAACAGTATTCAAatcagaagttatgaattttcaaatatTTGAAAGACAATGGAACGACAAAACTGAAATTTTAGAAACCATTAATTACTGCCACTTTCCTTGATAAGTAGGTTTACGGGCCGAACACGAAAGATGTAAAGAACACCGAAAGAGTCTTAGCACCGTGATAACCAAGCCTGTGTAACCTTCCAATCACAAGTTATGAATCTTGCACTTGCACCGTAAAAATAGACCTTCACACCAGACTGTCTTGACACAACGAGAACtctattattttttctaatttatgGACAACAAAATAAATGTCTTCCATAACTTATAGCATAAattaagagggaaaattttggggtgcaacaactttccctattcaaacttcttgaaactgacgagtgagaaacgaacgTTTCAAATAGTcgaggtggaagatgattgaatatcaaaatgaactcgaaaatttgcgctctgatAAATAAATGTCCCAAACTGCGGATGAGAAGGAACACATCCCTGTTGGAAAGGGGAACCCCTATAGGCAAGGGCCAACTTCAATTGATATGAGCATCAAGAGAAGGTAAACAACTTCGACTGACCTGGGTATCAGACTTGGCAGACTTCTCGAATCTGGCATCGTGATAAATGTCTTTATTGATCTGGACATCAGGAGAAGATATCTCTGACTTATGTGAACATCAGCAGGTAGCAAATATCTCTGATATGGGAATCAGGAAaacagacatctcttctgatgaaAATAGATCATCAGGCAGATATTTCCATTTGATCTGGGTATCTGAGGCTTGCTCCTTAGGAAGATATGAAAATCCAGATTCGGTTCCCTCAATTGATATGTGTATCATGGACGGGAATGATATCTCTTTTGATCCGTGTGCGTCAAGAGTGTCATTTAATTGATTTGAcatatgccagaaaataagtagaccAATCTTCTTTTGATGAAACAAGTCATCATGAGGTATCTCCGACCGATCTGGGCATTAGGCGGTtggctccttcgtaagatctaaATATTCGAAGGCAGTTCCCTCAACTGATTATCAGGGCATCAGGAACGGGAACAAATATCTCTTTCGAACTGTGTGTGGCGGGAATAATAATTGTCTTCGA
Encoded proteins:
- the LOC131656470 gene encoding probable amino acid permease 7, which gives rise to MVVQNSLQLTRIASADYDDDGRPKRTGNLKSAVAHIITAVIGSGVLSLAWSIAQLGWIGGPIALLSCAIATYISSNILSDCYRSPDSVTGKRNYSYIDAVRVNLGTKRTYVAGFLQFLSLYVTSVAYVITTATSLRAILRSNCYHKEGHNTPCSYGGNLYMVLFGLVQIIMSFIPDLHNMTWVSAIAAIMSFSYSFIGLGLGISTVIQNGRIMGSLTGVQTANVADKIWVIFQAIGDISFSYPYPMLLLEIQDTLESPPSENQTMKKASLTSIGITTFFYLCCGCFGYAAFGNAAPGNLLTGFGFYEPFWLIDIANVCIIIHLVGGYQIFSQPIYSAADRWCSKKYPNSVFVNDFHRVKLPLLPAFEINLFRFCFRTTYVISTIGLAILFPYFNQVLGVLGGINFWPLAIYFPVEMYLVQNKIGAWTRKWIVLRIFSFACFLVTMMGFIGSFEGIIREKLK